The genomic stretch GGGTGTCCTGGACTTCGGCACGGTCGACCGGCTCCCCGGCGGACTGCCCACTCCGATCGGCGAGTCACTGCGCATGACCCTCGACGGCGACGCGGAGTCGGTCTACGAACTGCTGTGCCGGGAGGGCTTCGTCAAGGAGTCCATAGAGCTGGACCCGGACGCCGTCCTGGACTATCTGCTGCCGATCATCGAACCGGCCCAGGTCGACGCGTTCACCTTCACCCGGGGCTGGATGCGCAGCCAGGCGGCCCGCGTCGCCGACCCGCGCTCCCCCGCCTACCAGCTCGGCAAGCAGCTCAATCTGCCGCCCGCCTACCTGCTGATACACCGGGTGACGCTCAGCACCATCGGTGTCCTGTGCCAGCTGGGGGCCACGGTCCGGCTGCGCGAGGAGCTGGAGGAGTGGCTGCCCGGCTTCGTGCTGGAGGAGGAGACCGAGGAGGAGTCGGTCGCGGAGGCGTGAGCCCCCTCGGGGTGGCCTGGGCCTCGCGGTGGCCTGGGCCTACCACCAGGCCGAGTCCAGTCGCCCCTCGATCGCCCTGAGGTTCTGCCGGGAGCAGGCGTCGCAGAAGTAGCGGCGCTCGCCGTTCTCCACGGAACAGGTCCAGGTGGGCTTCGGACCGTCCGAGGTGGCGCCGCAGCCGGCGCACACCAGGGGCTGCCGTTCCGGTGCGGAGTCGGCGTCGTCACTGCCTCCGGGAAGACTCGTCACCCAGTGACGATAACGCCGCCGCCGAGGCGCCCGCGCGCGCAACGCACCGCGGGGGCCGGTCCGTTCGAACGGACCGGCCCCCGCGGTGGGAGCTGATTCCTCCCGGATCGGGAGGCCGGTGCTACTGACCGGGTCGATTACTGCATGACCGCCATGGCGATCGCGCGACGGGCGCGCAGCGAGGCACGCTCGGCGCGGCGCTGCATACGCCGCGCGGTCACCAGGCGCAGCGCCCGGCGTTCCCGCTCGGCCTCATGCAGGCGCTCGTGCATATGCGCACGGGCCAGGGCTTCTGGGATGAGTTGCATTTCGCGGGTCCTGTTCTGGCGCGAGTCGATCACGCCGGTGGTGGTGAAGTCTTCAGGCGTCGCGCCTGCGAGCTCGTTGATGGACGGCTTCATCGGGGCCTGCTTCTTGGGGTCGTGCGTGAGGGGGCGGTCGATCGTTCCTGCGGTGTTCATGCCGTGACCGGGTTCTTGCGCGGGCGACCACGCGGCCGCTTCCGGGCGACGACGACACCCTGGACGAACAGCTCGCCACCCCAGACGCCCCAGGGCTCACGCCGCTCCTTGGCGCCGGCGAGGCAGGCCTCCATCAGCGGGCAGGTGCGGCAGAGGGACTTGGCGTACTCGACGTCCGCCGGCGACTCGGCGAAGAAGACCTCCGGGTCGTAGGAGCGGCAGGGGACGGGTACGCCGAGGTTCTCGATGGCGTCGTCGAGCGCGGTGAGCGCGGTGAGCGGGGTCAAGGTGGAGTCCTCCGTGAGGCCGGGCGGGGGGATCGTTTCGGAAGGCGGTACGGACGGGGCGTGCGCTTCGAGTTGCACGGTTCGTCTTCCTCGTCTGGTCGTTCCGGTCGGGTTGGACCGGGTGGCGGCTGGTACCGGGTTCTTTTCTTGTCCCGAGGCCCCTTCGCTCCGTCGTCCCCGTTCGGGGAAAACAGAAGGGCCGCGGATCCCGGATGGGGTTCCGCGGCCCTGAAGGCGCCGGCCTGAGTCGATCAGGCTGGATCACTCCAGGGTTCTGGCCCACGGAAGGCCCACATCTGGTGGTGCTGCGTCGTCTGCTTCCGGAATCCGGCACCGGTCGCCGTAAAGGCATAGGCCTTGGCCTGTGCCACTACTGCCGCTTCCAGTGCCTTGGTCGGTCGCTCATCGCGCTCACTGACGGGAAGACCCGCCAGAGACACGGGGGACGCCGGACGGACGGCACGGATGCCGGACAGACCGGTGCCCTGGTTCGAGGCGCCGAGCATGCACAGGGAGGCGACGACCGAGGGATCGGTCATTTTCACGGTGCTGACAATCGAGCTGGTGTTGATGCTGATCACTGGACTCGCCTCCTCTCGGCGTCTATGGGGACTGGGATGAACCAGTCCATCGGGTATGCAAGTACAACACGGAATCGGGGCCTCAGGAAGGCCCGCGTTTCCGTGCTTTAGAACCTATGGGGATTGCTGGGGCATGCGCAAACTATTTTTTCGACGAGTTCGTATCAGTCCCCGTCTTCCTGTCCCCCGGGCTGCCGACCTGCGCAGATGGCCAGGACATCGGCTCCGTAGCGGTTGAGCTTGCGGACGCCGACGCCGGGGATCCGCGCGAGGTCGCCCTCCTCGTCGGGGCTCGACTCGGCGATCGCCATCAGCGTCTTGTCGGTGAAGACGCAGAAGGCGGGCTGCCCACTGCGCTGCGCCTGCTCCGCACGCCACTCCCGGAGCCGCTCGTACAGTCCCTCGTCCATGTCGGAGGGGCAGTCGTCGCAGCGCATCAGCTTCATCTCGCCGGCGTCGGTGAGGGTGCGGCCGCAGACCCGGCAGCGGGCGACGGTGCGCTGGGTGCGGCGCGGGGCGGCGGCGCCCGGTCTGCTGGTCCAGCCGCGCTCGACGCCGCCGCTGCGGCCCGCGACGGTGCGCCCGGCGGTACCGGTGGAGCCGGGGCGCAGCCCGTCCAGGAAGCGGCTCGGGCGGCGGTTGGGGCGGCCGCCGGGTGAGCGGGAGAGGGACCAGGAGACATGGAGGTGCTCGCGGGCGCGGGTGACGCCGACATAGAGGAGTCGGCGCTCCTCCTCGATCTGCTCGTCGGTCTTTGCGTAGGTGATCGGCATCATTCCCTCGGCGACCCCGACGAGGAAGACGACGTCCCACTCCAGGCCCTTGGTCGAGTGCAGAGAGGCGAGGGTGACGCCCTGGACGGTGGGGGCGTGCTG from Streptomyces davaonensis JCM 4913 encodes the following:
- a CDS encoding WhiB family transcriptional regulator, which translates into the protein MQLEAHAPSVPPSETIPPPGLTEDSTLTPLTALTALDDAIENLGVPVPCRSYDPEVFFAESPADVEYAKSLCRTCPLMEACLAGAKERREPWGVWGGELFVQGVVVARKRPRGRPRKNPVTA